A part of Geothrix oryzae genomic DNA contains:
- the queG gene encoding tRNA epoxyqueuosine(34) reductase QueG: MPVEHPDPLAFKAWLRSEALSAGFARVGFADGGPFEAERARLETWFAQGRGALLPYLGPATLLDPRALWPQARSALVGFFPYARPGAIPGAAPDSLKLSRYLWGPDYHMVMKPRLARVLEAAQALWPGLEGRVCVDTAPLLERQLAARAGLGWQGKHTLLIAGKDGSWGFLGVLLLSVDLPPDEPFLTEQCGSCTACLEACPSGALEPFRLDPARCLTTYTIETEAEPPPDIAAALASSRWAAGCDACQEACPWNRAPVWGDPALWGGPSPLHTRAAADLPRGAAQWRKLTRRTALRRVRDRHWRATLIRILGA, translated from the coding sequence GTGCCAGTTGAACACCCGGATCCACTGGCGTTCAAGGCCTGGCTTCGCTCCGAGGCCCTTTCCGCGGGTTTCGCCCGGGTGGGTTTCGCCGACGGGGGCCCCTTCGAGGCCGAACGGGCGCGCCTGGAGACCTGGTTCGCCCAGGGCCGGGGGGCCCTGTTGCCCTACCTGGGGCCCGCCACGCTCCTGGACCCCCGCGCCCTGTGGCCCCAGGCCCGCTCGGCCCTGGTGGGCTTCTTCCCCTATGCCCGGCCCGGGGCCATCCCGGGCGCGGCCCCGGACAGCCTCAAATTGAGCCGCTACCTGTGGGGACCCGACTACCACATGGTCATGAAGCCCCGGCTCGCCCGGGTGCTGGAGGCCGCCCAGGCCCTCTGGCCGGGCCTGGAGGGCCGCGTCTGCGTGGATACGGCGCCGCTGCTGGAGCGCCAGCTGGCGGCCCGCGCGGGCTTGGGCTGGCAGGGCAAGCACACCCTCCTCATCGCCGGCAAGGACGGCTCCTGGGGCTTCCTGGGCGTTCTGCTGCTATCCGTGGACCTGCCGCCGGACGAGCCCTTCCTGACCGAACAATGCGGGTCGTGCACGGCCTGCCTGGAGGCCTGCCCGTCCGGAGCCCTGGAGCCCTTCCGGCTGGATCCGGCCCGCTGCCTCACCACCTACACCATTGAAACCGAGGCCGAGCCCCCTCCGGACATCGCCGCGGCCCTGGCCAGCAGCCGCTGGGCGGCGGGCTGCGACGCCTGCCAGGAGGCCTGCCCCTGGAACCGGGCGCCGGTCTGGGGCGATCCGGCCCTCTGGGGCGGCCCCAGCCCCCTCCACACCCGGGCGGCGGCGGACCTTCCCCGGGGCGCGGCCCAGTGGCGGAAGCTCACCCGGCGGACGGCCCTCCGGCGCGTCCGGGACCGCCATTGGCGGGCCACGCTGATCCGGATCCTCGGGGCCTGA
- the pgsA gene encoding CDP-diacylglycerol--glycerol-3-phosphate 3-phosphatidyltransferase, with protein sequence MNLPNLLSLARILMVPVLVVVLMTKVTNHEVIGVLVFWAASITDALDGYFARRWKQVTTLGKLLDPLADKLLVSGALISLVELNLAPAWMTFIILAREFAVTGLRGIASEEGMTIPAGTIGKWKMGFQVAAISCLILGPRLDYWLYDWTHKDIFHLFIQLNRPYSFFWGMGVLLLWGAVILAIWSAMSYFHGFWKVVGPRIMAEDGRLTGHKDSE encoded by the coding sequence ATGAACCTGCCCAACCTCCTGTCGCTTGCGCGGATCCTCATGGTCCCGGTCCTGGTCGTGGTCCTCATGACCAAGGTGACCAACCACGAGGTCATCGGCGTGCTGGTCTTCTGGGCCGCCTCCATCACGGACGCCCTGGATGGCTACTTCGCCCGGCGCTGGAAGCAGGTGACCACGCTGGGGAAGCTGCTCGATCCCCTGGCGGACAAGCTGCTGGTCTCGGGGGCCCTGATCTCCCTGGTGGAGCTGAACCTGGCACCGGCCTGGATGACCTTCATCATCCTGGCCCGGGAGTTCGCCGTGACCGGGCTGCGCGGCATCGCCAGCGAGGAAGGCATGACCATCCCCGCGGGCACCATCGGCAAGTGGAAGATGGGCTTCCAGGTGGCGGCCATCTCCTGCCTCATCCTCGGCCCGCGCCTCGACTACTGGCTCTACGACTGGACCCACAAGGACATCTTCCACCTGTTCATCCAGCTCAACCGGCCCTACAGCTTCTTCTGGGGCATGGGCGTGCTGCTGCTCTGGGGCGCCGTGATCCTGGCCATCTGGAGCGCGATGTCGTACTTCCACGGGTTCTGGAAAGTGGTAGGACCCCGCATCATGGCCGAAGATGGCCGCCTCACCGGGCACAAGGACTCTGAATGA
- a CDS encoding DUF502 domain-containing protein gives MIRKYLVAGLFTLLPLVVTVWILKGIFTALVGIFRGPLTWLAHAIQLPDPPTWGLALFSALATGLLLLLVGALVGNFVGRQLLDWLDELMMHVPVVKTIYGATRQLMGAIQSGQGGSFKEVVLVEWPHPGSFTLGFVAHRDCSWAVAGGESMVAVYVPTAPNPTSGYVVMIETTKVRPVDLSADQALTWAVSGGVVVPARAPRGTGRVPEQP, from the coding sequence ATGATCCGCAAATACCTCGTCGCCGGCCTGTTCACCCTCCTTCCCCTGGTGGTGACCGTCTGGATCCTCAAGGGCATCTTCACCGCGCTGGTGGGCATCTTCCGGGGGCCGCTGACCTGGCTGGCCCACGCGATCCAGCTCCCCGACCCCCCGACCTGGGGGCTGGCGCTGTTCTCGGCCCTGGCCACGGGCCTGCTGCTCCTCCTGGTGGGGGCCCTGGTGGGCAACTTCGTGGGACGCCAGCTGCTGGACTGGCTGGACGAGCTGATGATGCATGTCCCCGTGGTCAAGACCATCTACGGCGCCACGCGGCAGCTCATGGGGGCCATCCAGTCGGGGCAGGGCGGCAGCTTCAAGGAGGTGGTCCTCGTCGAGTGGCCGCATCCGGGCTCGTTCACGCTGGGCTTCGTGGCCCATCGGGACTGCTCCTGGGCCGTGGCCGGCGGGGAATCCATGGTGGCGGTCTATGTGCCCACGGCCCCGAATCCGACCTCGGGCTATGTCGTGATGATCGAGACCACGAAGGTCCGTCCGGTGGATCTGAGCGCCGACCAGGCGCTGACCTGGGCGGTGAGCGGCGGCGTGGTGGTGCCGGCCCGGGCTCCGCGCGGCACCGGACGGGTCCCGGAGCAGCCTTGA
- a CDS encoding SDR family NAD(P)-dependent oxidoreductase, producing the protein MSALQGRRLLVTGAGSGIGRVAARLFKDRGADLVLVGRRLETLQETLPDAQHVAFDHSDEAAVAAFARDCPTFDGLFLNAGQLLTGSVESTPISDFDAMIAANLRGPWLMAHHLGSRLKDGASVVLVGSNIGLRAIPDSAAYSVAKAGVHMLAKVLALEWAPRGIRCNAIAPGPIRTAMVEARLAASADPAGDLAELSTVNPLKRLGTEAEVAALAAHLLGGESGWTTGTVIPIDGGADAVF; encoded by the coding sequence TTGAGCGCCCTCCAGGGCAGGCGCCTCCTCGTCACGGGTGCCGGGAGCGGCATCGGGCGGGTGGCGGCCCGGCTGTTCAAGGATCGCGGGGCGGACCTGGTGCTGGTGGGGCGTCGCCTCGAGACCCTTCAGGAGACCCTGCCGGACGCGCAGCATGTCGCCTTCGATCATTCGGACGAGGCGGCGGTGGCGGCTTTCGCCAGGGACTGTCCAACCTTCGATGGACTCTTCCTGAACGCGGGCCAACTTCTGACGGGCTCGGTGGAATCCACTCCGATCTCGGATTTCGACGCCATGATCGCCGCCAACCTGCGCGGCCCCTGGCTCATGGCCCACCATCTGGGATCGAGGCTGAAGGATGGCGCCAGCGTGGTGCTGGTGGGGTCCAACATCGGCCTGCGGGCCATCCCCGACAGCGCCGCCTACAGTGTGGCTAAGGCCGGCGTCCACATGCTGGCGAAGGTGCTGGCCCTGGAGTGGGCGCCCAGGGGCATCCGCTGCAACGCCATCGCCCCGGGCCCCATCCGCACGGCGATGGTGGAGGCCCGCCTGGCTGCGAGCGCCGACCCCGCGGGCGACCTCGCGGAGCTGTCCACCGTGAATCCCTTGAAGCGCCTGGGCACGGAAGCGGAGGTGGCGGCCCTGGCCGCACACCTGCTGGGCGGTGAGAGCGGATGGACCACGGGGACCGTGATCCCGATCGACGGCGGGGCGGACGCCGTCTTTTAG
- a CDS encoding MFS transporter produces MNPTRLRSVLNLTVLVAALGYFVDMFDLLLFPIVRQPSLTALGVPPGLQIEVGASLLNWQMAGMLLGGIFWGVLGDKKGRLSTLFGSIALYSVANLGNAFVQSVPAYAMWRFLAGLGLAGELGAAVTMVSEILPKDLRGYGTAIVAAVGIFGAVTAKLVGDFFPWRITYAVGGGLGVALLFLRVGIRESFMFAKTHEATVTRGDFLSLFTDWGRLGRYVRCILIGLPTWFVVGILITFSPEFAPVLKVTGPVSAGTAVAFCYTGITLGSVLSGFLSQACHTRKKVVGWFVAGALAGVGVYLTVRGLTPGLFYLLAGYLGLATGYWAVFVTVAAEQFGTNLRATVATTVPNFVRGAVPLITGGFLAFRSSLGLVGSAWAVGLVCFALAFGALWGLPETHGRDLDFVE; encoded by the coding sequence ATGAACCCGACGCGCCTCCGCTCCGTCCTGAACCTCACCGTCCTGGTGGCCGCCCTCGGCTACTTCGTCGACATGTTCGACCTGCTGCTCTTTCCCATCGTGCGCCAGCCGAGCCTGACCGCCCTGGGCGTCCCGCCCGGCCTGCAGATCGAGGTCGGCGCCAGCCTCCTGAATTGGCAGATGGCGGGCATGCTGCTCGGCGGCATCTTCTGGGGCGTGCTGGGCGACAAGAAGGGGCGGCTCTCCACCCTCTTCGGGAGCATCGCCCTCTATTCCGTGGCGAACCTCGGCAACGCCTTCGTCCAGTCGGTGCCGGCCTACGCCATGTGGCGCTTCCTGGCGGGCCTGGGGCTGGCGGGCGAACTGGGCGCCGCCGTGACCATGGTCTCCGAGATCCTTCCCAAGGACCTTCGCGGCTACGGCACGGCCATCGTGGCGGCCGTGGGGATCTTCGGCGCCGTGACGGCCAAGCTGGTGGGGGATTTCTTCCCCTGGCGCATCACCTACGCCGTGGGCGGCGGCCTTGGCGTGGCCCTGCTCTTCCTGCGGGTGGGCATCCGCGAGAGCTTCATGTTCGCAAAGACGCACGAGGCCACGGTGACCCGCGGCGACTTCCTCAGCCTCTTCACGGACTGGGGCCGCCTGGGGCGCTATGTCCGCTGCATCCTCATCGGCCTGCCCACCTGGTTCGTGGTGGGCATCCTCATCACCTTCTCCCCCGAGTTCGCCCCAGTGCTGAAGGTGACGGGCCCCGTGAGTGCGGGGACCGCGGTCGCCTTCTGCTACACGGGCATCACCCTCGGCAGCGTCCTGAGCGGCTTCCTGAGCCAGGCCTGCCACACCCGCAAGAAAGTCGTCGGCTGGTTCGTGGCCGGGGCCCTGGCAGGCGTCGGCGTCTACCTCACCGTCCGGGGCCTGACGCCGGGGCTGTTCTACCTGCTGGCGGGCTATCTGGGGCTGGCCACCGGCTACTGGGCGGTCTTCGTGACGGTGGCCGCCGAGCAGTTCGGCACCAACCTCCGGGCCACGGTCGCCACCACCGTGCCGAATTTCGTGCGCGGCGCCGTCCCCCTCATCACCGGCGGTTTCCTGGCCTTCCGGAGCTCTCTGGGCCTGGTGGGATCCGCCTGGGCCGTGGGCCTCGTCTGCTTCGCCCTGGCCTTCGGCGCCCTGTGGGGCCTGCCGGAAACCCACGGCCGGGACCTGGACTTCGTGGAATAG
- a CDS encoding FAD-dependent oxidoreductase, with product MTDSPWPAPPQGTCGLPPALEVEVAILGAGIHGAALARELTLRGVSCALVDRGEVGGGTSQWSSQLLHGGIRYMLTGDIRQMREGLAERATWARIAPHRCRWEAFWMPHRFGLEGLAHRIGIGLYDHWGAERPGWPPALHLGHVPRAAFEADPRSIQGPFRGATAYADLMTWDRELTRDLAASSGALRLDFHEPEGFEDAGASLKALRLRDRRDGTARRLAARRWVFALGPWTDGAMAQWFGESRKRLRLSSGIHLWFDAVPGCERPWAIRRPKGRILFVIPRDGMLQVGTTEREVDDGWVPILEAERAELFEALGACLPAIPWRSLPVRAEELGVRPLVAAGGVTTHLSREAVLERHARFQNLTLVLGGKLTTARALMDHLATDLTGIRCEASRTEPLRLWDGQPAEIR from the coding sequence ATGACCGACAGCCCCTGGCCCGCGCCACCCCAAGGCACCTGCGGCCTGCCCCCCGCGCTCGAAGTGGAAGTGGCCATTCTCGGCGCCGGCATCCACGGCGCGGCGCTGGCCAGGGAACTGACGCTGCGGGGCGTCTCCTGCGCGCTGGTGGACAGGGGCGAGGTGGGCGGCGGCACCAGCCAGTGGTCCAGCCAGCTGCTGCACGGCGGCATCCGCTACATGCTCACGGGCGACATCCGCCAGATGCGGGAGGGCCTTGCCGAGCGCGCCACCTGGGCGCGCATCGCGCCCCACCGCTGTCGCTGGGAGGCCTTCTGGATGCCCCATCGGTTCGGGCTGGAGGGCCTGGCCCACCGGATCGGCATCGGGCTCTACGACCACTGGGGCGCGGAGCGCCCGGGTTGGCCGCCGGCGCTCCATCTGGGCCATGTGCCGCGGGCGGCCTTCGAGGCGGATCCCCGCAGCATCCAGGGACCCTTCCGCGGCGCCACGGCCTATGCCGACCTCATGACCTGGGATCGCGAGTTGACGCGGGACCTGGCCGCCTCCAGCGGGGCGCTCCGCCTCGACTTCCACGAACCCGAAGGCTTCGAGGACGCCGGCGCGAGCCTGAAGGCCCTGCGCCTGCGGGACCGGAGGGACGGGACGGCCCGCCGGCTCGCCGCGCGCCGCTGGGTCTTCGCGCTCGGGCCCTGGACGGACGGCGCCATGGCGCAGTGGTTCGGGGAAAGCCGCAAGCGGCTGCGCCTGTCGTCCGGCATTCACCTCTGGTTCGACGCGGTCCCCGGCTGCGAGCGGCCCTGGGCCATCCGCCGGCCCAAGGGCCGCATCCTCTTCGTGATCCCCCGGGACGGGATGCTCCAGGTGGGCACCACGGAGCGAGAGGTGGACGACGGATGGGTGCCTATCCTCGAGGCCGAGCGGGCGGAGCTGTTCGAGGCCCTGGGCGCCTGCCTGCCGGCCATCCCCTGGCGGAGCCTGCCGGTGCGGGCTGAGGAGCTGGGCGTCCGGCCCCTGGTGGCCGCGGGCGGAGTCACCACCCACTTGAGCCGCGAGGCGGTCCTGGAGCGGCATGCGCGCTTCCAGAACCTCACCCTCGTGCTGGGCGGCAAGCTCACCACGGCCCGGGCCCTCATGGATCACCTGGCCACGGACCTCACCGGGATCCGGTGCGAAGCCTCCAGGACCGAGCCTCTGCGGCTTTGGGATGGACAGCCGGCGGAGATCCGGTAG
- a CDS encoding chloride channel protein has product MSDRAPSQGIHGDGLPVSPSLEPSLQNARIPLVTAVMDGRAAFIGLLAIGLGVAAGYLAELLVRLIGLVTNLAFHHQISTELTSPAGHHLGWQVIFVPVLGGILIGFLARYGSRAIRGHGIPEAMEQILLNESRIPARITLLKPLSAAIAIGTGGPFGAEGPIIATGGALGSLLGQLLPTTALERKTLLAAGAAAGMAATFGSPVSAVLLAVELLLFELRPRSIIPVALASVAATAVRYSLVGIRPVFPMPLLSTPNGLSLAIYIAIGAVVGVASVGVTRAVYWIEDGFEHLPIHWMWWPALGGLAVGGIGYFVPRTLGVGYDNIQAILSVQLVGSTLLMLCLAKFLSWAIALGSGTSGGTLAPLFTIGGALGGLLGGLVASLLPKVGVDPGICALVGMAAIFAGASRAMLASAVFAFEITLQPLGLLPLLGGCAAAYGISALMMRNSIMTEKLTRRGLRVPEEYSADFLDHILVKEAASREIVTLDAAQSLEATRRWLEAGADGSTHHGFPVVEGDGTVIGVLTRRDLLESSCSPESALRNLLHRELAVAFEGNSIREAANHMVREGVGRLPVLDEDAKLVGILTRSDLLEAHASRLRSAERTERTFKPRWGAGEPEAPECP; this is encoded by the coding sequence ATGAGTGACCGGGCCCCATCCCAAGGGATCCACGGTGACGGGCTCCCCGTCTCTCCGAGCCTGGAACCCTCCCTCCAGAACGCCAGGATTCCCCTCGTCACCGCGGTCATGGACGGCCGGGCCGCCTTCATCGGGCTCCTCGCCATCGGGCTGGGCGTGGCGGCGGGGTACCTCGCCGAACTGCTCGTCAGACTGATCGGCCTCGTCACCAATCTGGCCTTCCATCATCAGATCTCGACGGAGCTCACCTCTCCCGCCGGCCATCACCTCGGCTGGCAGGTGATCTTCGTGCCCGTCCTGGGCGGGATCCTCATCGGCTTTTTGGCCCGCTATGGCTCCAGGGCCATCCGGGGCCATGGCATTCCCGAGGCGATGGAGCAGATCCTGCTCAACGAGAGCCGCATCCCGGCCCGGATCACCCTGCTCAAGCCGCTCTCCGCCGCCATCGCCATTGGCACCGGCGGCCCCTTCGGCGCGGAGGGCCCGATCATCGCCACTGGCGGCGCCCTCGGCTCGTTGCTGGGGCAGCTGCTCCCGACCACGGCGCTCGAACGGAAGACGCTGCTGGCGGCCGGTGCCGCTGCGGGCATGGCGGCGACTTTCGGATCTCCCGTCTCCGCCGTGCTGCTCGCGGTGGAACTGCTCTTGTTCGAGCTCCGGCCGCGGTCCATCATCCCCGTGGCCCTGGCCAGTGTCGCCGCTACCGCCGTCCGCTATTCCCTCGTGGGCATCCGGCCGGTGTTTCCGATGCCCCTCCTTTCCACCCCCAATGGCCTCTCCCTCGCGATCTACATCGCCATCGGCGCGGTGGTGGGCGTCGCCTCGGTGGGGGTGACCCGGGCCGTCTACTGGATCGAGGATGGGTTCGAGCACCTTCCCATCCACTGGATGTGGTGGCCTGCCCTCGGAGGGCTCGCCGTGGGGGGCATCGGCTACTTCGTCCCCCGGACCCTGGGCGTCGGTTACGACAACATCCAGGCCATCCTCTCGGTGCAGCTGGTCGGGAGCACCCTCCTGATGCTGTGCCTGGCCAAGTTCCTTTCCTGGGCCATCGCCCTCGGAAGCGGCACCTCGGGCGGTACACTCGCGCCCCTGTTCACGATCGGCGGCGCCCTGGGCGGCCTTCTGGGCGGGCTCGTCGCATCCCTGCTTCCGAAGGTCGGCGTGGATCCCGGAATCTGCGCCCTGGTCGGGATGGCAGCCATCTTCGCCGGAGCCTCGCGGGCGATGCTCGCCTCGGCCGTTTTCGCGTTCGAGATCACCTTGCAGCCCCTGGGCCTGCTGCCCCTCCTGGGCGGGTGCGCCGCCGCCTACGGGATTTCGGCCCTGATGATGCGAAACAGCATCATGACGGAGAAGCTGACCCGCAGGGGCCTCCGCGTCCCGGAAGAGTATTCCGCCGACTTCCTGGACCACATCCTGGTGAAGGAAGCGGCCTCGAGAGAGATCGTGACCCTCGACGCAGCCCAGAGCCTTGAAGCCACGAGGCGGTGGCTCGAGGCAGGGGCGGATGGCTCCACCCACCATGGCTTCCCCGTGGTGGAGGGGGACGGAACCGTGATCGGTGTGCTCACGCGCCGCGATCTGCTGGAATCCAGCTGCTCCCCTGAATCGGCCCTCCGCAACCTGCTCCACCGCGAGCTGGCCGTGGCGTTCGAGGGGAATTCGATCCGGGAGGCGGCCAACCACATGGTGCGGGAGGGAGTCGGCCGGCTTCCCGTCCTGGATGAAGACGCCAAGCTCGTCGGCATCCTCACGAGAAGCGACTTGCTGGAGGCCCACGCAAGTCGGCTGAGGTCGGCCGAACGAACTGAGCGCACCTTCAAACCCAGGTGGGGCGCAGGCGAGCCGGAAGCGCCGGAATGCCCCTGA
- a CDS encoding MarR family winged helix-turn-helix transcriptional regulator, producing MRAIVRDLRRASVSCEKQFGLSAAQLFVLQTLRSQPGMSLGEVAERTATDQSSVSVVVRKLEEKGLVQKQTSSQDARRLELSLTRGGKRLAEKTPPAVQDLLIQSITDLSIHDRRLLAELLDRIAPSGTGEQPMFFEEPAREGTGRKSDHE from the coding sequence TTGCGGGCGATCGTCAGGGACCTGCGCCGCGCCTCCGTGTCCTGCGAGAAGCAATTCGGGCTGAGCGCGGCCCAGCTGTTCGTACTCCAGACCCTACGCAGTCAGCCGGGCATGAGCCTGGGGGAGGTGGCCGAACGGACCGCCACCGACCAGAGCTCAGTTTCGGTCGTGGTCCGGAAACTGGAGGAGAAGGGCCTCGTCCAGAAACAGACCTCCAGCCAGGACGCCCGCCGGCTGGAGCTCAGCCTGACCCGGGGCGGAAAGCGCCTCGCCGAGAAAACGCCACCGGCCGTCCAGGATCTCCTGATCCAGAGCATCACGGACCTCTCCATCCATGACCGGAGGCTGCTGGCGGAGCTCCTGGACCGGATCGCTCCCTCCGGAACCGGAGAGCAGCCCATGTTCTTCGAAGAACCGGCGCGCGAGGGAACGGGAAGGAAGAGCGATCATGAGTGA
- a CDS encoding DNA topoisomerase 3: protein MAEKPSMGRALAEALGLPGRGRSLIEGNGLVVTWCVGHLVEALNPEGYDPAWKAWRWDRLPIFPEPFRYAPIEQTREQFEVVARLMNRADITEVVNATDAGREGELIFDLVYRLAGCAKPVQRFWTSSLTPEAIQAAYAAMKPGEAYTGLRDAARSRQEADWLVGINATRAQTLRMRRAGAEDGVWSVGRVQTPTLALLVRRELDIRDFKPQPFWTLRARFAHANGEYEGRWFKEQDGQTQERFGTEAEARALAANLEGRPGKIKSATGRTEKKKPDLLYDLTNLQKEANKRFGFTAEGTLGLAQNLYEKQLISYPRTNSRHLTEADALKAPQWIKALAQGQLTDLQPFLEQLRRRWPVKLDKRFVNDQEVEDHAALVPTEKPAKGLAGDELRIYDLIARRFLAAYFPDRVEAKTTIITEVEGETFKTNGTVVKEEGWSAIDPPYRRKKVEKAAEPAEADEDGDEELEGGLPAVKKGEAVEVASLQPKEGKTTPPKRMSEGDLLSAMQGAGRELDDEALRGAMRDCGLGTPATRANMIETLIKRAYIERKRNILLPTDKGIRLIQGLPAEALRSAELTGSWEARLERMRRGEETRAAFMTDIRGFVSSVVAELEEAPAPQVHGAPCPTCGQPMRIISSTRRGDFFHRCASCNLTEPVKKPVLGKAAP from the coding sequence ATCGCCGAGAAACCGAGCATGGGCCGCGCCTTGGCGGAGGCCCTGGGTCTGCCGGGGCGGGGGCGCAGCCTCATCGAAGGAAACGGCCTGGTGGTGACCTGGTGCGTCGGGCATCTGGTCGAGGCCCTGAATCCGGAAGGGTATGATCCCGCCTGGAAGGCCTGGCGCTGGGACCGGCTTCCCATTTTCCCCGAGCCCTTCCGCTACGCGCCCATCGAGCAGACCAGAGAACAATTCGAGGTCGTGGCGCGCCTGATGAACCGGGCCGACATCACCGAGGTGGTGAACGCCACGGACGCCGGGCGCGAGGGGGAGCTGATCTTCGATCTCGTCTACCGCCTGGCGGGCTGTGCCAAGCCTGTCCAGCGCTTCTGGACCTCCAGCCTCACGCCGGAGGCGATCCAGGCCGCCTACGCCGCCATGAAACCCGGCGAGGCCTATACCGGCCTCCGGGATGCCGCGCGCAGCCGCCAGGAGGCGGACTGGCTGGTGGGCATCAATGCCACGCGGGCGCAGACCCTCCGCATGCGCCGCGCGGGGGCCGAGGACGGCGTGTGGAGCGTGGGCCGGGTGCAGACGCCGACGCTGGCCCTGCTGGTGCGCCGGGAACTGGACATCCGCGACTTCAAGCCCCAGCCCTTCTGGACCCTGCGCGCTCGGTTCGCCCATGCCAACGGGGAATACGAGGGACGGTGGTTCAAGGAGCAGGACGGACAGACGCAGGAGCGCTTCGGCACCGAGGCGGAGGCCCGGGCCCTGGCGGCGAACCTCGAGGGCCGGCCCGGAAAGATCAAAAGCGCTACGGGCCGGACGGAGAAGAAGAAACCCGACCTGCTGTACGACCTCACGAACCTGCAGAAGGAAGCAAATAAGCGCTTCGGGTTCACCGCCGAAGGCACCCTGGGCCTGGCTCAGAACCTGTACGAAAAGCAGCTCATCTCCTACCCCCGTACCAACAGCCGCCACCTGACGGAAGCCGATGCCCTCAAGGCTCCGCAGTGGATCAAGGCGCTGGCCCAGGGGCAGCTCACGGACCTCCAGCCCTTCCTCGAGCAGCTGCGCCGGCGGTGGCCCGTGAAGCTCGACAAGCGCTTCGTCAACGACCAGGAAGTGGAGGACCACGCGGCCCTGGTGCCCACGGAGAAACCTGCGAAGGGTCTCGCGGGCGACGAACTGCGGATCTACGACCTCATCGCCCGACGGTTCCTGGCGGCCTATTTCCCGGACCGGGTGGAGGCCAAGACCACGATCATCACGGAGGTCGAGGGCGAGACCTTCAAGACCAACGGCACCGTGGTGAAAGAGGAGGGGTGGTCCGCCATCGATCCCCCCTATCGCCGGAAGAAGGTGGAGAAGGCCGCGGAGCCTGCCGAGGCGGACGAGGACGGCGACGAGGAACTCGAAGGGGGCCTGCCCGCCGTGAAGAAGGGCGAAGCGGTGGAGGTCGCCTCGCTGCAGCCCAAGGAGGGGAAGACGACGCCTCCCAAGCGCATGAGCGAGGGCGATCTCCTGTCGGCCATGCAAGGAGCGGGCAGGGAGCTGGATGATGAAGCCCTGCGCGGGGCCATGCGGGACTGCGGCCTCGGCACCCCGGCGACGCGCGCCAACATGATCGAGACCCTCATCAAGCGGGCCTACATCGAGCGGAAGCGCAACATCCTGTTACCCACGGACAAGGGCATCCGGCTCATCCAGGGGCTTCCGGCCGAAGCCCTGCGCAGCGCGGAGCTGACGGGCAGCTGGGAGGCCCGTCTGGAGCGGATGCGGCGCGGCGAGGAAACCAGAGCCGCCTTCATGACCGACATCCGGGGTTTCGTGTCTAGCGTCGTGGCTGAACTCGAGGAGGCGCCGGCCCCCCAGGTCCACGGGGCCCCGTGTCCCACCTGCGGGCAGCCCATGCGGATCATCTCCAGCACCCGGCGTGGGGACTTTTTCCATCGCTGCGCCTCCTGCAACCTCACGGAACCGGTGAAGAAGCCGGTCCTCGGGAAAGCGGCCCCCTGA